In Lactobacillus sp. PV012, one genomic interval encodes:
- the uvrA gene encoding excinuclease ABC subunit UvrA: MENKIVVRGAREHNLKDIDVTIPKDKLVVITGLSGSGKSSLAFDTLYAEGRRRYVESLSSYARQFLGQMDKADVDSIDGLNPAISIDQKTTSHNPRSTVGTVTEINDYLRLLWARVGDPICPNDGTLIQKQSVDQMVDQIMALPERSKIQILSPVIRQKRGAHKEVFKKIQRAGYVRVIVDGEMHDISEEFDLDKNKRHSIDIVVDRLIVKESIKSRLFDSVEAALRLSEGYMDVDVIGGEKLNFSEYYACPKCGFSVGEMEPRLFSFNAPFGACEACDGLGMKLAVDEDLVIPDKDKTLNQGALVPWANSNYYFDMLKQTCEALDIPMDVPFKKLSKKQRDIILYGSKEKINYHLEGDFGVNDTTQEFEGILNNIERRYHHPMSKFMRDVMGKYMTELTCTVCHGKRLNEKALAVKINGKDIAEASDLAIEKSLGFFKSVKLSEQKTLIAKPILKEVKDRLTFLENVGLDYLTLSRSAGTLSGGEAQRIRLATQIGSNLSGVMYILDEPSIGLHQRDNDRLIASLKKMRDLGNSLIVVEHDDETMKEADYLIDMGPGAGQFGGQVMAAGTPEEVMNNPQSLTGQYLSGKKFIPVPLERRKGNGKKITITGAQENNLKNIDVDFPLGKMTVVTGVSGSGKSTLVNTILKRALAKKLNNNSAKPGKFKSIRGYKNIEKIIDIDQSPIGRTPRSNPATYTSVFDDIRTLFAQTNEAKMRGYTKARFSFNVKGGRCEACHGDGIIKIEMNFLPDVYVPCEVCHGTRYNSETLEVTYRDKTIAQVLDMTINEATEFFKNIPKIHRKLQTIVDVGLGYVKLGQSATTLSGGEAQRMKLAAELQKLSTGNNFYILDEPTTGLHTDDIKRLLEVLQRLVDEGNTVLIIEHNLDVIKTADWLIDLGPEGGEGGGQVIATGTPEEIVKVKESYTGQYLKAVLERDKKLSEEN, encoded by the coding sequence ATGGAAAATAAGATTGTCGTACGGGGCGCCAGAGAACACAATTTAAAAGATATTGATGTTACAATTCCTAAAGATAAATTGGTAGTTATTACTGGTTTGTCAGGATCTGGGAAGAGTTCTTTGGCCTTTGATACCCTGTATGCTGAAGGAAGACGTCGATATGTTGAATCACTTTCTAGTTATGCTCGTCAATTTTTGGGTCAAATGGATAAAGCAGATGTCGATTCAATTGATGGTTTAAATCCAGCAATTTCAATTGATCAAAAAACGACATCTCACAATCCCCGTTCAACAGTGGGAACAGTAACTGAAATTAATGATTATTTACGTCTTTTATGGGCAAGAGTAGGAGATCCAATTTGTCCTAATGATGGTACTTTGATTCAAAAACAAAGTGTTGATCAGATGGTGGATCAAATTATGGCTTTGCCAGAAAGAAGTAAAATTCAAATTTTATCTCCTGTTATTCGTCAAAAGCGTGGTGCTCATAAAGAAGTTTTTAAAAAGATTCAAAGAGCAGGGTACGTACGAGTAATTGTTGATGGAGAAATGCATGATATCAGTGAAGAATTTGATCTTGATAAAAATAAGCGTCACTCTATTGATATTGTAGTAGACCGTTTGATTGTCAAAGAAAGTATCAAGAGTCGTTTGTTTGATTCAGTTGAAGCAGCCCTCCGCCTTTCAGAAGGATACATGGATGTAGATGTTATTGGTGGTGAAAAACTTAACTTTTCAGAATACTACGCTTGTCCAAAATGTGGGTTTAGTGTAGGTGAAATGGAACCACGGCTTTTTTCATTTAATGCACCCTTTGGAGCATGTGAAGCATGTGATGGATTAGGGATGAAATTAGCTGTTGATGAAGATTTGGTGATTCCTGATAAAGATAAAACTTTAAATCAAGGTGCATTAGTACCATGGGCCAATTCAAATTACTATTTTGATATGTTAAAGCAAACATGCGAGGCTTTAGATATCCCAATGGATGTTCCCTTTAAAAAATTATCTAAAAAGCAGCGAGATATCATTTTGTATGGCTCAAAAGAAAAGATTAACTATCATTTAGAGGGTGATTTTGGTGTTAATGATACTACGCAAGAATTTGAGGGAATTTTAAATAATATTGAACGTCGCTATCATCATCCAATGTCTAAATTTATGAGGGATGTAATGGGCAAGTATATGACTGAACTTACTTGTACTGTTTGCCATGGAAAACGTTTAAATGAAAAAGCTTTAGCAGTTAAAATAAATGGTAAAGATATCGCGGAAGCATCAGATTTGGCAATTGAAAAATCCCTTGGTTTTTTTAAGTCGGTTAAATTGAGTGAGCAAAAGACTTTAATTGCTAAACCAATTTTAAAAGAAGTTAAAGATCGTTTAACATTCTTAGAAAATGTTGGTTTAGATTACTTAACTCTTTCACGTTCTGCAGGTACCCTATCGGGAGGAGAAGCCCAAAGAATTCGCTTAGCAACCCAAATTGGTTCAAATTTATCAGGGGTAATGTATATTTTAGATGAACCTTCGATTGGTTTACACCAAAGAGACAATGATCGTTTAATTGCCTCCTTAAAAAAAATGCGTGATCTTGGTAATTCTTTAATTGTTGTAGAACATGATGATGAAACAATGAAAGAAGCCGATTATTTAATTGATATGGGACCAGGGGCTGGCCAGTTTGGAGGTCAAGTAATGGCAGCTGGAACCCCTGAAGAGGTAATGAATAATCCTCAGTCTTTAACTGGGCAATACTTATCAGGTAAAAAATTTATTCCAGTACCTTTAGAGCGTAGAAAAGGAAATGGAAAGAAAATTACAATTACTGGAGCTCAAGAAAATAATCTAAAAAATATTGATGTTGATTTTCCATTAGGAAAGATGACGGTTGTAACAGGAGTATCCGGGTCAGGAAAATCTACTTTAGTAAATACAATTTTAAAAAGAGCCTTAGCTAAAAAATTAAATAATAATTCTGCTAAACCTGGTAAGTTTAAGTCAATTCGTGGCTATAAAAATATCGAAAAAATTATTGATATTGATCAAAGCCCAATTGGTCGTACTCCAAGAAGTAATCCAGCTACTTATACAAGTGTTTTTGATGATATTCGAACTCTTTTTGCCCAAACAAATGAAGCAAAAATGCGAGGTTATACTAAGGCCCGTTTTTCATTTAATGTAAAAGGTGGAAGATGTGAAGCTTGTCATGGGGATGGAATTATCAAAATTGAGATGAACTTTTTACCCGACGTTTATGTTCCTTGTGAAGTATGTCACGGAACTCGCTATAATTCCGAAACTTTAGAAGTTACTTATCGTGATAAAACTATTGCGCAAGTTTTAGATATGACAATTAATGAAGCAACTGAATTTTTTAAGAATATTCCTAAGATCCACCGAAAATTACAAACTATTGTTGATGTAGGATTAGGATACGTTAAGTTAGGTCAATCGGCAACTACATTATCTGGTGGAGAAGCTCAAAGAATGAAGTTAGCAGCTGAATTACAAAAACTTTCAACTGGAAATAATTTTTATATTCTTGATGAACCAACAACTGGACTTCATACTGATGATATCAAGAGATTATTGGAAGTTTTGCAACGATTGGTAGATGAAGGAAATACTGTCTTAATTATTGAACACAATCTAGATGTCATAAAAACAGCCGATTGGTTAATTGATTTAGGCCCAGAAGGTGGCGAAGGCGGAGGTCAAGTTATTGCTACAGGCACTCCAGAAGAAATTGTAAAGGTAAAAGAAAGCTATACAGGTCAATATTTAAAGGCGGTTTTGGAACGAGATAAAAAGTTAAGTGAGGAAAATTAA
- the uvrB gene encoding excinuclease ABC subunit UvrB, which translates to MIKRQKDRKFELVSKFKPAGDQQQAIDQLTHNFQTGTKEQILQGATGTGKTFTMANVIAKLNKPTLVLSHNKTLVGQLYGEFKQFFPKNAVEYFVSYYDYYQPEAYVPSSDTYIEKDSSINDEIDQLRHAATSALMERNDVIVVASVSSIFGLGDPNEYAKSVLSLHEGDEYGRDNLLRDLVNIQYDRNDIDFQRGRFRVRGDSVEIFPAGNSKHSYRVEFFGDDIDRIVELDSLTGEIIGEREQISLFPATHFMTNEERMTKALNSIKDELDIQVKDFEGKGKLLEAQRIKQRTTYDIEMLSEVGYTNGVENYSRHFDGRKPGQPPYTLLDFFPDDFLILVDESHATMPEVKAMYNGDRKRKETLIDYGFRLPSALDNRPLKLEEFEKHVNQIMYVSATPGDYELNRTDKVVEQIIRPTGLLDPKIDVRPIEGQIDDLVGEINKRIDKNERVFVTTLTKKMAEDLTDYLKDLGIKVRYLHSDIKTLERMQIIRDLRLGKFDVLIGINLLREGIDVPEVSLVGILDADKEGFLRSTRPLIQTIGRAARNANGEVIMYADKITDSMREAIDETQRRRTLQMAFNEKYNITPKTIIKPIQDLISATKTTNSKTEKEKSFAELNFDELTAKQKETMIKNLTQQMQEAAKKLNFEEAANLRDAIMDLKK; encoded by the coding sequence ATGATAAAAAGACAAAAAGATCGTAAATTTGAATTGGTATCTAAGTTTAAACCGGCTGGAGATCAGCAGCAAGCGATTGATCAGTTAACACATAATTTTCAAACAGGTACTAAAGAACAAATTTTGCAAGGTGCTACTGGGACTGGAAAGACCTTTACCATGGCCAATGTAATTGCTAAGTTAAATAAACCTACTTTGGTGTTGTCGCATAATAAAACATTAGTAGGACAATTATATGGAGAATTTAAGCAATTCTTTCCTAAGAATGCCGTAGAGTACTTTGTCTCATATTATGACTATTATCAACCAGAAGCTTATGTACCAAGTTCTGATACTTACATTGAAAAAGATTCTTCCATTAATGATGAAATTGATCAATTGCGACATGCAGCTACCTCAGCTTTAATGGAACGTAATGATGTAATTGTAGTAGCATCAGTTTCATCTATTTTTGGTTTAGGTGACCCAAATGAATATGCTAAAAGTGTACTTTCACTTCATGAGGGGGATGAATATGGGCGCGATAATTTATTGCGTGATTTGGTAAATATTCAATACGACCGTAATGATATTGATTTCCAACGTGGACGCTTTAGAGTTCGTGGAGATAGTGTGGAAATTTTCCCAGCTGGTAACTCAAAGCATTCTTATCGAGTAGAGTTTTTTGGCGATGATATTGACAGAATCGTTGAATTAGATTCATTAACTGGAGAAATAATAGGTGAAAGGGAACAAATTTCACTTTTTCCAGCTACTCACTTTATGACGAATGAAGAGCGCATGACCAAGGCTTTAAATTCAATTAAAGATGAATTAGATATTCAAGTAAAAGACTTTGAAGGAAAAGGAAAACTGCTTGAAGCACAAAGAATAAAGCAAAGAACAACGTATGATATTGAAATGCTTAGCGAAGTTGGCTACACAAATGGGGTAGAAAACTATTCTCGCCATTTTGATGGGCGTAAACCAGGTCAACCTCCATACACTTTACTCGACTTCTTTCCAGATGATTTTTTAATTTTGGTAGATGAATCGCATGCTACAATGCCGGAAGTAAAGGCAATGTATAATGGAGACCGCAAGCGTAAAGAAACATTGATAGATTATGGATTTAGACTACCTTCAGCCCTAGATAATCGTCCTTTAAAATTAGAAGAATTTGAAAAACATGTCAATCAAATTATGTATGTTTCTGCTACTCCAGGAGATTATGAATTAAATCGAACTGATAAAGTGGTTGAACAAATTATTCGTCCAACAGGACTATTAGATCCCAAGATTGATGTACGCCCAATTGAAGGACAGATTGATGACTTAGTTGGGGAAATTAATAAACGAATCGACAAAAATGAGCGTGTCTTTGTAACAACTTTGACTAAAAAGATGGCCGAAGACTTAACGGATTATTTAAAGGATTTAGGAATAAAGGTCCGCTATCTTCACTCTGATATTAAAACATTAGAGCGAATGCAAATTATTCGTGACCTACGTTTAGGGAAATTTGATGTTTTGATTGGAATTAACTTGCTAAGAGAAGGAATTGACGTTCCAGAGGTTTCGTTAGTAGGAATTTTAGATGCTGATAAAGAAGGATTTCTCCGCTCAACACGTCCTTTAATTCAAACAATTGGTCGTGCAGCTAGAAATGCAAATGGGGAAGTTATCATGTATGCAGATAAAATTACTGACTCAATGCGAGAAGCGATTGATGAAACCCAGCGTCGGCGTACTTTGCAAATGGCTTTTAATGAGAAATATAATATTACTCCTAAAACAATTATTAAGCCAATTCAAGATTTAATTTCTGCAACTAAGACCACAAATAGTAAAACAGAAAAGGAAAAGAGCTTTGCTGAACTTAACTTTGATGAGTTGACAGCTAAACAAAAAGAAACTATGATTAAAAATCTAACTCAACAAATGCAAGAAGCAGCTAAAAAACTTAATTTTGAAGAAGCAGCTAATTTAAGAGATGCAATTATGGATTTAAAGAAATAA
- a CDS encoding phospho-sugar mutase, with translation MNAKESFTVWQQASNMPDYLQTQLNELGKNEEWIEDAFGQDINFGTAGMRGKLEPGTNRINLFTIGRVTEGLARLIEEKGPTAKERGVAISFDSRYYSREFAMHAARILGNHGIKVYLFDDLRPTPELSFAVRYLKTFAGINITASHNAKQYNGYKIYGEDGAQMAPENAERLFEFAQKVTDLFAVKAAPVEELRAKGLLQLIGEDVDEAYLAELKKVTVNPKLVKANADNLKIVYTPLHGTGKMLYDRAFRQGGFTKVIPVPSQSIIDPEFPTTVKPNPEYKDVFLPGIELANQENADLIVATDPDADRMGAAVRTDKGDFQVLTGNQIATLMAYYLLENLKNEGKLEPDYEIVTSVVSSALPFKIAKDFGIRTHHVLTGFKYIGEEVDRMNKEDDGKFLMGFEESYGYLFQPFARDKDAMQGAIMFAEVAAYYASKEMTVFDGLQEIWQKYGTAYEITRAIEMPGIGGQKKMAELMTSLRNDHLTEINGEKVVEIQDFLTQEIIIDGQKQPLTGFPKSNVLKYLLADETWVALRPSGTEPVIKAYVGVNKPDIESAKKAAQEYQAALNALLK, from the coding sequence ATGAACGCAAAGGAAAGTTTTACCGTCTGGCAACAAGCTAGCAATATGCCTGATTATCTTCAAACCCAGTTAAATGAATTAGGTAAAAATGAAGAGTGGATTGAAGATGCTTTTGGCCAAGATATTAATTTTGGTACAGCAGGGATGCGAGGAAAATTAGAGCCTGGTACTAATAGAATTAACTTGTTTACTATTGGGCGAGTAACAGAAGGATTAGCTCGTTTAATTGAAGAAAAAGGCCCAACTGCTAAGGAGCGTGGAGTAGCAATTTCTTTTGACTCACGGTATTATTCACGTGAATTTGCAATGCATGCAGCTCGAATTTTAGGTAATCATGGTATTAAAGTATATCTTTTTGATGATTTACGTCCGACGCCTGAACTTTCTTTTGCAGTGCGCTACTTAAAAACTTTTGCAGGAATTAATATTACTGCTTCTCATAATGCTAAACAATATAATGGTTATAAAATTTATGGGGAAGATGGAGCACAAATGGCTCCAGAAAATGCGGAACGCTTATTTGAATTTGCTCAAAAAGTTACTGACCTTTTTGCGGTAAAAGCAGCTCCTGTTGAAGAATTAAGAGCAAAGGGACTTTTACAATTAATTGGTGAAGATGTTGATGAAGCTTACTTAGCTGAATTAAAAAAGGTAACTGTTAATCCAAAGCTAGTTAAAGCAAATGCAGATAATTTAAAAATTGTCTATACGCCTTTGCATGGTACTGGAAAGATGTTATATGATCGTGCTTTTAGACAAGGTGGCTTTACTAAAGTAATTCCTGTTCCAAGTCAATCAATAATTGATCCTGAATTTCCAACTACTGTTAAACCAAATCCAGAGTATAAGGATGTTTTTCTTCCAGGAATTGAATTAGCTAATCAAGAAAATGCGGATTTAATTGTGGCAACTGATCCTGATGCTGATCGAATGGGAGCAGCAGTTAGAACAGATAAAGGAGATTTTCAAGTATTAACAGGAAATCAAATTGCAACTTTAATGGCATATTATTTATTAGAAAACTTAAAGAATGAGGGTAAATTGGAACCTGATTATGAAATTGTAACTTCAGTAGTTTCTAGTGCTCTTCCCTTTAAGATAGCTAAAGATTTTGGAATTAGAACTCACCATGTTTTAACTGGTTTTAAATATATTGGTGAAGAAGTTGACCGCATGAATAAAGAAGATGACGGTAAATTTTTAATGGGATTTGAAGAAAGTTACGGTTATCTTTTCCAGCCATTTGCTCGTGATAAAGATGCAATGCAAGGTGCCATCATGTTTGCGGAAGTTGCTGCGTACTATGCTTCAAAAGAGATGACAGTTTTTGATGGGTTACAAGAAATTTGGCAAAAATATGGTACTGCTTATGAAATAACAAGAGCCATTGAGATGCCAGGTATTGGAGGCCAAAAGAAGATGGCAGAATTGATGACCAGTTTAAGAAATGATCATCTTACTGAAATAAATGGTGAAAAGGTTGTGGAAATCCAGGACTTTTTAACCCAAGAAATTATTATAGATGGACAAAAGCAACCATTAACTGGTTTTCCAAAATCAAATGTTTTGAAATATTTACTTGCTGACGAAACTTGGGTAGCATTACGTCCATCTGGTACTGAGCCTGTAATTAAGGCCTATGTCGGAGTGAATAAGCCAGATATTGAATCTGCTAAAAAGGCTGCTCAAGAATATCAAGCAGCTTTAAATGCCTTATTAAAATAG
- the trxB gene encoding thioredoxin-disulfide reductase, whose protein sequence is MTKKYDVIIIGAGPGGMTAALYAARANLSVLMLDRGIYGGQMNNTGAIDNYPGLPDITGPELSEKMYQGTMKFGPEFAYGEVKDIKLEGTKRIVVTDNGDFEAPVVLIGTGADHRHLGVPGEEEYSGRGVSYCAVCDAAFFKNENLAVIGGGDSAVEEGIFLAQTAKKVTIIHRRDTLRAQPILQKRAFANDKINFIWNAQTEEIIGDGQKVTGVKYKNKETGEQEVLPVAGVFIYVGVIPQSKPFKNLGITDEQGWIISDDHMKTTIPGIFAFGDVRKKDLRQIATAVGEGSIAGQEAFKYLQDLNDK, encoded by the coding sequence ATGACAAAAAAGTATGATGTAATTATTATTGGAGCAGGCCCTGGTGGAATGACAGCCGCTTTATATGCGGCAAGAGCTAATTTGTCAGTTTTAATGCTTGATCGAGGTATTTATGGTGGTCAAATGAATAATACGGGTGCAATTGATAATTACCCTGGGCTACCAGATATTACAGGACCAGAGCTAAGTGAAAAAATGTATCAAGGAACAATGAAATTTGGACCTGAATTTGCTTATGGAGAAGTTAAAGATATTAAGTTAGAAGGTACAAAGAGAATTGTGGTTACAGATAATGGCGACTTTGAAGCGCCAGTTGTTTTAATTGGTACAGGAGCTGACCATCGGCATTTGGGTGTTCCTGGAGAAGAAGAGTATAGCGGCCGAGGAGTATCTTATTGTGCAGTCTGTGATGCAGCGTTTTTTAAAAATGAGAACCTTGCAGTAATCGGTGGCGGAGATTCAGCAGTAGAAGAAGGAATCTTTTTAGCCCAAACTGCCAAAAAAGTTACTATTATTCATCGTCGTGATACCTTGAGAGCCCAACCAATTTTACAAAAACGAGCTTTTGCTAATGATAAAATTAATTTTATTTGGAATGCTCAAACTGAAGAAATTATTGGTGATGGACAAAAAGTTACAGGAGTTAAGTATAAAAATAAAGAAACTGGAGAGCAAGAAGTTTTGCCAGTAGCTGGGGTATTTATTTATGTTGGAGTTATTCCACAAAGTAAGCCTTTTAAAAATTTGGGGATTACTGATGAGCAAGGATGGATTATCAGTGATGATCATATGAAGACCACAATTCCTGGAATTTTTGCTTTTGGGGATGTGAGAAAAAAGGATTTACGTCAAATTGCGACTGCAGTTGGCGAAGGAAGCATTGCTGGACAAGAAGCATTTAAGTATTTGCAAGATTTAAATGATAAGTAA
- a CDS encoding NAD(P)H-dependent glycerol-3-phosphate dehydrogenase, with protein sequence MTKIAVLGNGSWGSVLGSLLADNGEDVVLYGNIESVNEEINATHTNSHYMKDWSLNPSVSATGDLEKALEGAEIVLFVLPTSAVRIVAKNVRKVLDKTNNKPLLVTATKGIEPGSKKLITEILTEEIYPEAEDAKKIVAISGPSHAENVAKKDLTAIACASLDEENAKRVQKLFSNDYLRLYTNSDLNGVEVGGAVKNVIAIAAGILAGKNYGDDAKAALMTRGLAEITRLGVQYFDAEPMTFSGLAGIGDLIVTATSVNSRNWRAGKQLGEGKHLKEILENMGQTVEGATTVKAIHELAQEKAIEMPISEAVYRVLYEDADVDEEIKQMMGREPKSEINL encoded by the coding sequence ATGACAAAGATTGCAGTTTTAGGTAATGGGTCATGGGGCTCAGTATTAGGATCATTATTAGCTGATAATGGTGAAGATGTTGTCCTTTATGGAAATATTGAAAGTGTTAATGAAGAAATTAATGCTACACATACCAATAGCCATTATATGAAGGACTGGAGTTTGAATCCTTCAGTTAGTGCCACTGGTGACTTAGAAAAAGCACTTGAAGGTGCAGAAATAGTATTGTTTGTTTTACCAACAAGTGCTGTGAGAATTGTAGCTAAAAATGTTCGCAAAGTTTTAGATAAAACAAATAATAAGCCACTTTTAGTTACAGCAACAAAAGGTATCGAACCTGGAAGTAAAAAACTAATTACTGAAATTTTAACTGAAGAAATTTATCCAGAAGCTGAAGATGCTAAAAAGATTGTAGCAATCTCTGGACCAAGTCATGCAGAAAATGTTGCTAAAAAAGATTTGACTGCGATTGCTTGTGCATCTTTGGATGAAGAAAATGCAAAAAGAGTGCAAAAGTTATTTTCAAATGACTATTTACGTTTATACACTAATTCTGATTTGAATGGTGTTGAAGTCGGTGGGGCCGTTAAAAATGTAATTGCTATTGCTGCAGGAATTTTAGCTGGTAAAAATTACGGTGATGATGCCAAAGCAGCATTGATGACAAGAGGATTAGCTGAAATTACTCGCCTAGGAGTACAGTACTTTGATGCTGAACCAATGACTTTTAGTGGTTTAGCAGGAATTGGTGATTTAATTGTTACTGCCACATCAGTAAATTCACGTAATTGGCGCGCAGGGAAGCAACTGGGTGAAGGCAAACACTTAAAAGAAATTTTGGAAAATATGGGACAAACTGTTGAAGGTGCAACTACTGTAAAAGCCATTCATGAACTTGCCCAAGAAAAAGCAATCGAAATGCCAATTAGTGAAGCAGTATATCGTGTATTATATGAAGATGCGGATGTAGACGAAGAAATTAAACAAATGATGGGTAGAGAGCCAAAATCTGAGATTAATTTATAA
- the lgt gene encoding prolipoprotein diacylglyceryl transferase has translation MSAALSPIAFHLGNLSVKWYGILMATGVVVATLMAIQEGKRRQIMPDDFIDFLLWAVPIGFVGARIYYVIFEWGYFSQHPGEIIAIWNGGIAIYGGLLAGLAVLIVFCKKRHLPIFLMLDIIAPGVMAAQVIGRWGNFMNQEAHGGITTLAFLQKLHLPQFVIQQMYINGHYYQPTYLYESVGNLIGLILILSLRHRKHLFKQGEIFLSYVIWYSLVRFIVEGMRTDSLYIANTIRVSQALSLILFFGAILLWVYRRKVVKPKWYLAGSGLKYPYNID, from the coding sequence ATGAGTGCAGCTTTAAGTCCGATTGCCTTTCACCTTGGAAATTTATCAGTGAAATGGTATGGAATTTTAATGGCCACTGGGGTAGTAGTAGCAACCTTAATGGCAATTCAAGAGGGAAAAAGACGGCAAATAATGCCTGATGATTTTATTGATTTTTTGCTTTGGGCTGTCCCAATTGGCTTTGTTGGTGCTAGAATTTATTATGTAATTTTTGAATGGGGCTATTTTTCCCAGCATCCTGGTGAAATAATTGCAATTTGGAATGGTGGAATTGCAATTTATGGGGGGCTGTTAGCCGGATTAGCAGTACTAATAGTTTTTTGTAAAAAAAGACATTTACCAATTTTTTTAATGTTAGATATTATTGCTCCTGGTGTTATGGCTGCCCAAGTAATTGGGAGATGGGGAAATTTTATGAATCAAGAAGCACATGGGGGAATTACTACCTTGGCTTTTTTACAAAAATTACATCTTCCCCAATTTGTAATCCAACAAATGTATATCAATGGGCATTATTATCAACCAACTTATTTGTATGAATCTGTTGGAAATTTGATTGGATTAATTTTGATTTTGTCTTTAAGACATCGAAAGCATCTTTTTAAACAAGGAGAAATATTCTTATCATATGTTATTTGGTATTCACTGGTAAGATTCATTGTTGAAGGGATGCGAACGGATAGTTTATACATTGCAAATACTATTCGGGTTTCGCAAGCGTTAAGTTTAATACTATTTTTTGGAGCAATTTTATTATGGGTTTACCGTAGAAAAGTTGTTAAGCCAAAGTGGTATTTAGCTGGAAGTGGTTTAAAATACCCGTATAATATAGATTGA
- the hprK gene encoding HPr(Ser) kinase/phosphatase, producing the protein MAEGVKVSQLVKDNPTLRVVEGEEFLSKKVIKVSDISRPGLELTGYFDFYPKERIQLLGRTEISYSARLDTASRQKVFEKMCTPETPCFIISRGLPIPDELIVAAQKTGIPVLSSDMATTHLSSVLMEYLDEKLAPRKSIHGVLVEIYGMGVMIIGNSGVGKSETALDLVKRGHRLIADDRVDVYQRDEKTVVGEAPKILKHLMEIRGIGIIDVMNLFGAGAVKDKSDIQLIIRLQNWDPNANYDRLGFNEDKKEICDVYVPQVTVPVKVGRNLAIIIEVAAMNFRAKKMGYDASKKFEKNLTELISDNSHSEGEIK; encoded by the coding sequence ATGGCTGAAGGAGTTAAAGTAAGTCAGTTAGTAAAAGATAATCCTACTTTACGTGTTGTAGAGGGAGAAGAATTTTTATCTAAAAAAGTAATCAAGGTTTCCGATATTTCTCGTCCAGGTCTAGAACTAACAGGTTATTTTGATTTTTATCCTAAAGAAAGAATCCAATTATTGGGGCGAACCGAAATTTCTTATAGTGCACGACTAGATACTGCTTCAAGGCAGAAAGTTTTTGAAAAAATGTGTACTCCAGAAACGCCGTGTTTTATCATTTCTCGTGGCTTACCAATTCCTGATGAATTAATTGTTGCAGCTCAAAAAACTGGAATTCCAGTTTTAAGTAGTGATATGGCAACCACTCATTTATCGAGTGTGTTAATGGAATATCTAGATGAAAAGCTTGCGCCAAGAAAGAGTATCCATGGGGTGCTAGTAGAAATCTATGGGATGGGTGTCATGATCATTGGAAATTCAGGCGTAGGAAAATCAGAAACAGCTTTAGATTTGGTCAAAAGAGGACATCGCTTGATTGCGGATGATCGAGTAGATGTTTACCAAAGAGATGAAAAAACTGTAGTTGGTGAAGCACCTAAGATTCTTAAACATCTAATGGAAATTAGAGGAATTGGAATCATTGATGTAATGAATTTGTTTGGAGCAGGTGCAGTTAAGGATAAGTCGGATATTCAATTAATCATTCGTTTGCAAAATTGGGATCCAAATGCAAATTATGACCGCTTGGGATTTAATGAAGACAAGAAAGAGATTTGTGATGTTTATGTACCTCAAGTAACAGTTCCCGTTAAGGTTGGACGAAATCTTGCAATTATTATAGAAGTAGCTGCGATGAACTTTCGAGCTAAAAAAATGGGTTATGATGCTAGTAAAAAATTTGAAAAAAACCTTACAGAGTTAATTTCAGATAATTCTCATTCCGAAGGAGAAATTAAATGA